Proteins found in one Nocardia brasiliensis ATCC 700358 genomic segment:
- a CDS encoding condensation domain-containing protein, translated as MTAFSLRDDDIAIVGIGARFPDAPDLARFRANLAGGRDSIGPMPDARVEATALDRGVDYLPMGHLTDIHSFDYAFFGLSKREAALMDPQQRIALELAHLAIEDAGYAPDTLREATSAVVFSAPMPSYHAMAVDPGALSMLGNLPFATPARIAHLLGLTGPCYAIESGCNSSLVAVHHACRELRCGEAEYALAGGVSVRAGGTPVWTAQTMTEIASPSGQVRAFDADADGTVPGEGGAALLLTTLARARADRAPVYAVIRGSAVLHNGHSAVTISTPSAAAQARVIERAWRNAAADPADAGYVEAHGSATRLGDAVELEGLRAAFAGRTEPLPIGSVKTNIGHLDHAAGVTGLVKAVLSVADGVLFPSLHFHRPTGDLDLPAAGIEVLTRGREWADTRPRLAGVSSYSLGGANAHCVVQQAPEPPTLEAATPRPRLVGVSARTPEALTELCRELAEQFRAETVELPDVAFTLGHGRRHFVHRIAVIASSTAEVAAQLDSRGPDVAADREPLVAPRVALLLSPGARPVGQETAPLPGQIPAVGAVADVLAGQLAMHNRLRASGIRFAAVLSGGASKFLSRALLGSTAPVDSGELAAAADDPAVDRARLLAAAETLLREGPVVFVDPSTDGILGRFLAADLAGRADARIVFGAAESGAVGLLGRLYEHGLDLDWAGVNGGDGRRVRLPGHPLHGTRCWVELPSSARPIAPEVVAVTPVAPADPTLWLREVLRELLHTEAEIELDDDYFDLGGNSIIAVQLVERVAESYGFRPKLLEVYEKPRVADFAEMLRGHADLTAAETGAPARDVPPITRTDELVMSPGQERMWFHHQLVPDTTLYNYPVVNVLRGAFDFAAIKGTFEDFAARHEPLRYNLVEVDGLPVVRVRSSLGEFFRTADVSAAPDPVAAGRALIREAATAPFDLAHDPLVRVLVVTLAPETHVLQVTCHHCVTDGATPGILAREIPLLYAARQEGRAAALEPLPVRYRDYARWHRDLLDSGALDHELEYWTSLLRDAPKLQLPTDFPRPKRKTFVGDLEPFTVTAALLAQARVVAKRESVSLFVVLLSAFYLLLARRSGQRDLVVGTPTTGRARRELEGLIGFFNSTVALRANLSGPATLADLLGRVRSIVLGALENQEIPFERVVNALDDQRDLSRTPLFDVLYVHQELSGTANPLGTGETEFFDLDHSIHNAFGGLPSGTAKFDLSLITYDRSDGQDMLACFEYSTELFTQRTAAGFATTYLEILTEIVASAPDRPIGELAVAPVPSAGAVTERSVPLDIPTDRPRSQAPVRYTTGTVHQPLDAELGDEVLLAAWVALLSWYAGADQVPVGLATGVARIELADEPDGAELIARTAAALAEPTAPAGDSAIRYRNARTAATELALDRDADGTALELTYAKELFDESTVREMAADLVRLVRGLLATPAEPVPDIALRCVAEAEVTR; from the coding sequence GTGACCGCATTCTCCCTTCGTGACGACGACATCGCGATCGTCGGCATCGGCGCCCGCTTCCCGGACGCGCCTGATCTGGCGCGGTTCCGCGCCAACCTCGCGGGCGGGCGCGACTCGATCGGTCCCATGCCGGACGCCAGGGTCGAGGCCACGGCGCTGGACCGCGGCGTCGACTACCTGCCGATGGGCCACCTCACCGACATCCACAGCTTCGATTACGCCTTCTTCGGTCTGTCCAAACGCGAAGCCGCCCTGATGGATCCGCAGCAGCGGATCGCGCTGGAGTTGGCGCATCTGGCGATCGAGGACGCGGGCTATGCGCCGGATACCTTGCGCGAGGCGACATCCGCTGTGGTGTTCAGCGCGCCGATGCCCAGCTACCACGCGATGGCGGTGGACCCGGGGGCGCTGAGCATGCTGGGCAACCTGCCTTTCGCCACCCCCGCCCGGATCGCGCACCTGCTCGGTTTGACCGGCCCGTGCTACGCCATCGAGAGCGGCTGCAATTCCTCGCTCGTCGCCGTCCATCACGCCTGCCGCGAGTTGCGCTGCGGCGAAGCGGAATACGCGCTCGCTGGTGGAGTCAGCGTGCGCGCCGGCGGCACCCCGGTGTGGACCGCGCAGACGATGACCGAGATCGCGTCGCCGAGCGGTCAGGTGCGCGCCTTCGACGCCGACGCCGACGGCACGGTGCCGGGCGAGGGCGGCGCGGCCCTGCTGCTGACCACGCTGGCGCGGGCCCGCGCCGATCGCGCGCCGGTGTACGCCGTCATCCGGGGTAGCGCCGTGTTGCACAACGGCCACTCCGCGGTCACCATCAGCACGCCGAGCGCGGCCGCGCAGGCTCGGGTCATCGAGCGGGCCTGGCGCAACGCGGCGGCTGATCCCGCCGACGCCGGATACGTCGAAGCGCACGGCTCCGCGACCCGGCTCGGCGACGCCGTGGAACTCGAAGGTCTGCGCGCCGCGTTCGCCGGCCGCACCGAACCGCTGCCGATCGGCTCGGTGAAAACCAATATCGGTCACCTCGACCACGCCGCCGGGGTCACAGGTCTGGTCAAGGCGGTGCTGTCCGTCGCGGACGGCGTGTTGTTCCCGTCCCTGCATTTCCACCGTCCCACCGGGGATCTCGACCTGCCGGCCGCCGGTATCGAGGTGCTCACCCGAGGACGGGAGTGGGCGGACACGCGACCGCGCTTGGCGGGGGTCAGCTCGTACAGCCTCGGCGGCGCCAACGCCCATTGCGTTGTCCAGCAGGCACCCGAACCGCCGACGCTCGAGGCAGCAACGCCGCGTCCACGTCTCGTCGGGGTGTCCGCCCGGACGCCGGAGGCGCTCACCGAGTTGTGCCGCGAACTGGCGGAACAGTTTCGGGCAGAGACGGTCGAACTGCCGGATGTCGCTTTCACCCTGGGGCACGGCCGTCGGCACTTCGTGCACCGCATCGCCGTGATCGCGAGCAGCACAGCCGAAGTCGCCGCACAACTCGATTCGCGCGGTCCCGACGTCGCGGCGGATCGGGAACCACTGGTCGCGCCGCGCGTCGCACTGCTGCTCTCGCCCGGGGCGCGACCAGTAGGTCAGGAGACCGCGCCGCTGCCCGGACAGATCCCCGCCGTGGGGGCGGTCGCCGACGTGCTCGCAGGTCAACTCGCAATGCACAATCGGTTGCGGGCGAGCGGTATTCGATTCGCGGCCGTCCTCAGTGGGGGAGCGTCCAAGTTCTTGTCCCGCGCATTGCTCGGATCCACGGCACCCGTCGACTCCGGCGAATTGGCCGCGGCGGCGGACGATCCGGCGGTGGACCGCGCGCGGCTGCTCGCCGCCGCGGAGACGCTGCTGCGCGAGGGTCCGGTCGTCTTCGTCGATCCGAGCACCGACGGCATTCTCGGACGTTTCCTCGCCGCGGATCTGGCGGGCCGGGCTGACGCGCGGATCGTCTTCGGCGCGGCGGAATCGGGTGCGGTCGGGTTGCTCGGCCGCCTCTACGAGCACGGCCTCGATCTCGATTGGGCCGGGGTGAACGGTGGCGACGGCCGCCGCGTGCGCTTGCCCGGACATCCGTTGCACGGCACCAGGTGCTGGGTCGAGCTGCCGTCGTCGGCGCGGCCGATCGCGCCGGAGGTGGTGGCCGTCACGCCCGTCGCGCCTGCGGATCCGACGCTCTGGTTGCGCGAGGTGCTGCGCGAACTGCTGCACACCGAGGCCGAAATCGAGTTGGACGACGACTATTTCGACCTCGGCGGCAACTCGATCATCGCCGTGCAGTTGGTCGAACGGGTCGCCGAGAGCTACGGCTTCCGGCCCAAGCTGCTCGAAGTCTACGAAAAGCCCAGGGTGGCCGATTTCGCCGAGATGCTGCGTGGCCACGCCGATCTCACGGCTGCTGAGACCGGTGCACCTGCCCGCGACGTTCCGCCGATCACGCGTACCGACGAGCTGGTCATGTCGCCGGGGCAGGAGCGCATGTGGTTTCACCACCAGCTCGTGCCGGACACGACCCTGTACAACTACCCGGTGGTCAACGTCCTGCGCGGTGCGTTCGACTTCGCCGCGATCAAGGGCACTTTCGAGGACTTCGCCGCGCGGCACGAACCGCTGCGCTACAACCTCGTGGAGGTCGACGGCCTGCCCGTGGTGCGGGTGCGTTCTTCGCTCGGCGAGTTCTTCCGGACCGCCGACGTGTCCGCAGCGCCCGACCCGGTGGCCGCGGGGCGCGCGCTGATCCGCGAGGCGGCGACCGCACCGTTCGACCTGGCGCATGACCCCCTGGTCCGGGTGCTGGTGGTGACGCTGGCCCCGGAAACCCATGTGCTGCAGGTGACCTGCCATCACTGCGTCACCGATGGGGCCACCCCGGGCATTCTCGCCCGGGAGATTCCGCTGCTCTACGCCGCCCGTCAGGAGGGCCGGGCCGCGGCGCTGGAGCCGCTGCCGGTGCGCTATCGCGACTATGCGCGCTGGCACCGCGACCTTCTCGACTCCGGCGCGCTCGACCACGAACTCGAGTACTGGACGAGCCTGCTGCGCGACGCCCCGAAACTCCAGTTGCCCACCGATTTCCCGCGTCCGAAACGCAAGACCTTCGTCGGCGATCTGGAGCCGTTCACGGTGACGGCCGCCCTGCTCGCGCAGGCCCGCGTGGTCGCCAAACGCGAATCGGTCTCGCTGTTCGTGGTCTTGCTGTCGGCGTTCTACCTGCTGCTGGCGCGGCGCAGCGGGCAGCGCGACCTCGTGGTCGGCACACCGACGACGGGGCGCGCCCGGCGTGAGCTGGAAGGGCTGATCGGCTTCTTCAACAGCACCGTCGCGCTGCGGGCCAACCTGTCTGGGCCCGCGACGCTGGCCGACCTGCTCGGCCGGGTGCGCTCGATCGTGCTCGGTGCCTTGGAGAACCAGGAGATCCCCTTCGAGCGGGTGGTCAACGCGCTCGACGATCAGCGGGATCTGTCGCGCACGCCGCTTTTCGACGTGCTCTATGTGCATCAGGAACTCAGCGGGACCGCCAACCCGCTCGGCACCGGCGAGACGGAGTTCTTCGATCTGGATCACTCGATCCACAATGCGTTCGGCGGACTGCCCTCCGGGACAGCGAAATTCGATCTCAGCCTGATCACCTACGACCGCAGCGACGGCCAGGACATGCTGGCCTGTTTCGAGTACAGCACCGAGCTGTTCACCCAGCGCACGGCCGCGGGTTTCGCGACCACCTACCTGGAGATCCTCACCGAGATCGTCGCATCGGCGCCGGATCGGCCGATCGGCGAACTGGCCGTCGCGCCGGTGCCGTCGGCTGGTGCCGTCACCGAACGTAGTGTGCCACTGGATATCCCGACGGACCGGCCGAGAAGTCAGGCTCCCGTGCGATACACCACGGGCACGGTGCACCAGCCGCTCGATGCCGAACTCGGCGACGAGGTGCTGCTCGCCGCGTGGGTGGCGCTGCTGAGCTGGTACGCGGGCGCCGACCAGGTGCCGGTGGGGTTGGCCACGGGTGTGGCCCGGATCGAGCTGGCCGACGAACCGGACGGCGCCGAGTTGATCGCCCGGACCGCGGCGGCACTGGCGGAACCGACCGCCCCCGCAGGAGATTCGGCGATCCGCTACCGGAATGCCCGTACCGCGGCAACAGAGCTGGCGCTGGACCGCGACGCCGACGGCACCGCACTGGAATTGACCTACGCGAAGGAACTTTTCGATGAATCGACGGTGCGGGAGATGGCCGCGGATCTCGTCCGGCTGGTGCGCGGACTGTTGGCGACCCCGGCGGAACCAGTGCCCGACATCGCCCTGCGCTGCGTCGCGGAAGCCGAGGTGACCCGGTGA